The sequence TAAAAGGGCGTTGCTCTACCGTCTGAGCTACCGACTCGCAGTCGGACAAGTATACCCTACCGTTTCCAGTGGAATCAAAGTGAATCTGAAGTAAAGGACAGATTGAGACAAACCTATTCCCCAGCCAGCTCATAGGCTAGCGCTTCAAAAGAATCGATCATGAGATTTATATCGTATCGACTTTCTGCAAATGATCGGGCATTGCTAGCTAAACGTTTTGCAAAAGCCTTGTCACCCAACAATCTTTCAAAAGTTTTGATGCAATCTTTTAGGTTGCCGGGACGATAAAGTAGCCCGTTCACTCCGTCTTCTATTTCAGCGCCCTGTCCTCCACGAGAGGTTGTAATAATGGCTAATCCTCGTGCTGCTCCCTCAACTAGGGTATATGGAAGACCTTCATAACGCTCAGAGGGGATAAATAAAGCATCGGAGGCTGCGTAATAGCGCCCCATGTCAGATTGTGGAATTCTTCCAGTGAAAAGAACAGAATTTGTAACTCCCAATTCTGAAGCTAAATTCTTTAAGTTGTCAGATTCCGGTCCGTCTCCCACTATCAGCATTCTCAAGTCGGGATATTTCAATGCTAGAGCAGGTAAGACTTTGATGGCCATATCAAAGCTTTTATCTTGTGATAATCGCCCAGGGCAAAGGATAACAAATGCTTCATTAAATCCAAGTTCAGTTCGTGTTTTTTGGCGAACATCAGGGTTAGGAGAATAGTCGTTAAGGTCAACACCATTAGGGATAATTCTTAGGCGCTTTTTCGGGATCAAATACTGCGTTCTAAGACACTGTGCCACATAGGGTCCGACGGCAACGACCTTATCTGCGCTGCGCCATCCCTGCCATTGCATCTTTATCCCAGGAGTGCCCCACTCAAAGTCAAGCTTCACCATCGAATGGCGCAGCATTCGGTAGTGTCTAATGAACAGATTTTTTACGGAGGCGGAAGATGAGAGGATTTCGATCCAAAACGTCCCATGACAAATAAGCATGCATGGAGGTCGCTGATTGCGTGGGGTTCGATGCACGTATGGGCCGAGCGCAAGTGATTGGCTGATTAATACATCGAAAGGTTTTTCTTGCTGTAGTTCCTTGATTAACCTTTCGGCTCCTCGATAAAAATTGGGATTGTATTTACCAGGCAGCGAATCGGGGATGAAAAGTATCTCTACGCCATCTTCGTTAAGCCGTTCCAAGCCGTCAGGATGTTCGGAGGTTACTAAGGTGATTTTGTGACCACGAGCCGCCAATCCTTTGCATAGGTCTCGGCAGTGTCGTTCGAGACCGCCAATTCCATGATGCAATGTAGCTCGTGAGGCGACGAGGATGTTAAGTTTGGTTTGGCTCATATACACATTTATTCTACCAGAAGGGCATCTATTGATTCCTTACGGCCATGGGAAGACTGGGGTTTCTATGCGCCAAATTAAT comes from bacterium and encodes:
- a CDS encoding glycosyltransferase family 4 protein encodes the protein MSQTKLNILVASRATLHHGIGGLERHCRDLCKGLAARGHKITLVTSEHPDGLERLNEDGVEILFIPDSLPGKYNPNFYRGAERLIKELQQEKPFDVLISQSLALGPYVHRTPRNQRPPCMLICHGTFWIEILSSSASVKNLFIRHYRMLRHSMVKLDFEWGTPGIKMQWQGWRSADKVVAVGPYVAQCLRTQYLIPKKRLRIIPNGVDLNDYSPNPDVRQKTRTELGFNEAFVILCPGRLSQDKSFDMAIKVLPALALKYPDLRMLIVGDGPESDNLKNLASELGVTNSVLFTGRIPQSDMGRYYAASDALFIPSERYEGLPYTLVEGAARGLAIITTSRGGQGAEIEDGVNGLLYRPGNLKDCIKTFERLLGDKAFAKRLASNARSFAESRYDINLMIDSFEALAYELAGE